CTGTCCATGTTGCTCGTAGGCCGAAATCCACAGCTGTAAAACCGAGCGACTCACTCCATACCGCTTTGCAAGTACCTCGACACCAGCCGAACCGGCCACGTACTGCTTCACCAGCTTCAGCTTTAACTGCTCACTGTACTTCGTCATGAAAAACACCCCAAAAGGTTGGATCGGTGTCCAACTTTTGGGGTGCAGTTCACTTGAATCAATCGAGCTGCCGCTTTTTTATTGCCGGGTTATCTGAAGAGACGCCGCGCGCCGCTCCTTCATCAGCACAGCATCATGCCGGCAAAGGCGTTGCGCCGCCGCTTGGCGCCGTGCGCGTTGCCAGCTTTTCAGCATAGCGTTGCGCCGCGTCGCCGACGACGATATGGAACGTGTCAGCAGAAATCCACGCCGTATCGAGCGTCGCCAGACGCTGACGATCGACCGCCGACGGATCGCGCACGACGATACGCAAACGCGTTGCGGCCACCGCATCCAGCGACACCACGTTGCCCGCGCCACCGAACACGGCGAGCCAGCGCAGCGGATCCGGGTCGAGCGGACCGCCCTGAGCGTCCGATGCCGCAACCGGCGCCGGCGCAGCCGCCACAGCCGAAGCGGCTGCCGCCGGCTTCACCGCATCGCCGCCACCTTGCGCGATCACCGTGCGGATTTCGTCCGCGATGATGTCCGCCTCCGGTCCGATGATCACCTGCACATTGGTCGAGCCGCGCTTGAGAACGCCACGCGCGCCGATCGTCTTCAGTTCGTTTTCGGAGACCTTATTCGAATCGACCACCGACAAACGCAGACGCGTCGTGCAGGCATCCACCACCGACAGATTCGACGCGCCGCCCAGCGCCGCGATATAACGCTGCGCACGCGGCACAGCCGCACCGGCGACCGGCGAAACGAAACCACCCGCGGCGAACGAGTCGACTTGTTCGTCGGCTGTAGCGGGTTCGCGGCCCGGCGTTGCCATGTTGAATTTGCGGATGAAGAAACGGAACAGGCCGTAGTACACCACCATGTAGACGAGGCCGAGCGGGATCGCCCACCAGCCCTTGGTCGACAGGCCGTAGTTCAACACGTAGTCGATTGCGCCCGCGGAGAACGTGAAGCCGAGGTGAATGCCGAGCGCCGAACAGATGGCGAGCGAGAGGCCCGTCAACAGCGCGTGGATCACGTACAGCACCGGTGCGAGGAACATGAAGCTGAATTCGATCGGCTCGGTCACACCCGTCAGGAACGACGTGAGCGCCATCGAGAACAGCAGGCCGCCGACCACCGCGCGGCGTTCCTTCGGCGCTTCATGGAACATGGCCAGGCACGCAGCCGGCAGGCCGAACATCATGACCGGGAAGAAGCCCGTCATGAAGGTGCCCGCAGTCGGGTCGCCCGCGAAGAAGCGATGCAGGTCGCCCGTCACCGCAGCGCCGCCCGGCGGCGTGAACGTGCCGAACACGAACCACGTCAGCGAATTGAGGATGTGATGCAAACCCGTGACGAGCAGCAAGCGGTTCAGCACGCCGAACACGAACGCGCCGAGCGCGCCGGCCGTGGTCAACCAGTGGCCGGCCGTATCGATCACGGCCTGCACCGGTTGCCACACGTAGCCGAACACGATGCCGAGCACGAGGCAGACCACCCCCGTGACAATCGGCACGAAGCGTTTCCCTCCGAAGAAGGCGAGGTAGTCGGGCAGCTTGATGTCTTTGTACCGGTTGTACAGCAAGCCCGCGACGATACCCGCCACGATCCCGGACAACACGCCCATGCTGAGCTTGTCGTTGATATCCTTCATCACGGCGACTTCGACCAGATAACCGATCGCGCCCGCCAGACCCGCCACGCCGTTGTTGTCCTTCGCGAAACCGACCGCCACGCCGATCGCGAACAGCAGCGGCAGGTTGTCGAAGATCGCGCCGCCAGCGTCGGCGATCATCTTGATGTTGAACACATCGGGTTGGCCGAGGCGAAGCAGCAGGCCGGCAACCGGCAGCACCGCAATCGGCAGCATCAGCGCGCGTCCCAGGCGCTGAATCTTCAGAAACGGATTCCCATCCATTGATACCTCCAATCCTGTCTCGTTGTTGAGTTTGTAGCTAGTCGTAGTGGTTGAGCGAAGCTGGCTGCGGACCGTGTGGGGTTCAGTCCAAAGGCCAGGTTTCGCGGCTTGCTGCTCTTACCGCCTGCGCCGATTCGAGCGCCAGAGCATCCTGGGCGCGTTGACGGCACAGCTGATAATCGAGGTTGCGCACCCGCGCCTTGATGCCCGGCACGGAGACGGGATCCACCGAGAGCTCGGTCACGCCGAGGCCGACGAGCAGCGGCACGGCGAGCGGATCGCCCGCCAGCGCGCCACATACGCCGACCCATTTGCCGTGCTTGTCCGCGCCTTGCACGGTGGTCGCGATCAAACGCAGTACAGCCGGGTGCAAGCCGTCCGCCTGGGCGGCGAGGTCGGCCTGGCAACGGTCCATGGCGAGCGTGTATTGCGTCAGATCGTTGGTGCCGATCGAGAGGAAATCCGCGTGTTGCGACAGTTGATCGGCCAGCAGCGCCGCCGACGGCACTTCGATCATCACGCCGACTTCAATCGGTTCCGTGCGGCCCGACTCGCGCGCGAATTCGTCGATGCGCTTGCGGATACGGATCAACTCGCCGACGTCGGTCACCATCGGCAGCAGAATGCGCACGGCGCCGAGCGGCTGCACCGCCAGCAGGCCGCGCAACTGATCGTCGAGCAGATCGGGGCGCACTTGCGCGAGACGGATGCCGCGCAAGCCGAGCGCGGGATTCGGTTCGGGCGGCAGCGTCAGATAGTCGACTTCCTTGTCCGCGCCGACATCCAGCGTGCGAATGATCGCGGTGCGGCCGCTCAATGCGTCGGCGATTGCCTGGTAGCTCTGACGATGTTCGTCCGTGGTCGGCGCGGCCGCGCGGTGAATGAACAGCAGTTCGGTGCGCAACAGGCCGACGGAATCGGCGCCGTTTTCAACCGCGGTTTTCGCGTCGTCGAGCGTGGCGATGTTCGCGGCCACTTCGATCGCGCGGCCGTCGGACGTGGCCGCCGCTTGTTGCGAGGTGCGGCGGTTTGCTTCGCGCACATCGGCCAAACGCGTGCGCTCCAGGCGCGCGCGTTCGACGTCGAGTTCGGTCGGTGCGAACTCGAGGCGGCCAGTCGTGGCGTTCACCACCACTTGCGTGCCTTCGGGGATCGCGTGCAGCGCGTCGCCGACTGCCACCAGCGCGGGAATGCCCGCCTGACGCGCGAGAATCGCCGCGTGCGAGGTGGCGCCGCCACGCGCCATCACCAATGCCGTGACGCGCGAGCGATCCAGCGTGGACAGGTCGGACGGCGTGAACTCTTCCGCCGCCAGCACAGCCTCTTCCGGCAACGTGCGCGCCGTGGCGTTCGTGTAACCCAGCGCGCGCAGCACGCGTTTTTCGATGTCGCGTAGATCGGCGGCACGTTCGGCGAGCAACATGTCTTCGATATTGGTCAGGATGGCGATCTGTGCGCGGATTGCTTCGCGCCACGCAAACCCGGCGCTCTTGCCGAGGCTAATCAGATCCCGCGCGGCGTCGAGCAGTGTGGGATCTTCCAGCAACACGCGATGCACCGCGAAAATGCCCGCTTCGCCGACCGCGCCGCGTTGCGACGCGTCACGCACGGTCGTGCCGAGGTCGGCATCGACGGTGGCAATCGCCTTGTCGAGCAGACGGCTTTCCGCCGCGGACGTGCCGTTCGCCTTTTCGGGCGGATCGATGTCCGCGTCGTCCCAGCGCACCAGCTTGCCGACCGCGACGCCCGGCGCGGCGCAGACGCCGGCGAGCGTATTCGGCGCGAGTGCCTCTCCTGCCGGACGCGCGACGGCTTGCGGCGCCGGCGAGCTTTGGCGCGCCGGTTTTTCTTCGACTTCGCCGTGTGCTTCACGCGTCAGTTCATGCGCTATCGCTTCGATCGCAGCTTTTGCTTGCGGACCGACGCCGAGCAACTCGATGGTCGCGCCTTCGCCTGCACCGAGGCCAAGCAAACCGACCACGCTTTCGATCGCCGCCTTGCGTCCTTCGTAACGCACTTCGACGCGTGCATCGAAGCCGCGTGCCGCTTCACGCGCACGCGCCGCCGGACGCGCATGCAGACCGCCTGCGTGAACCAGCGTGACTTGCTGACGGGCTTCTTCCGCCACGTTCGTCGCGCTGGCCTGGCGCGAGGCCTCGGCCGCCGCGCCGCCGCGCGCGCGCAGCACCAGCAGCGGTGTTTTACCCGCCTTCAGCAAACCGCCTTGCACGCGTTCGACGATCTCGAACGCATCCGAATTGGCGATTGCGATCACCGACACGAGGCTCGGCGCATTCAACGCGACCTGGTCCTGATCGAACTCGATCAGCACGTCGCCGGCGCGCACGTGAGCGCCTTGAGCGACCATTGGCGCGAAGCCCTTGCCATTCAGTTCGACCGTATCGATACCGATATGCAGCAGAATCTCGGCGCCCTCGGCGGTGGCCAGCGTCACGGCGTGGCCGGTGCGCGCGAGATGGGTGACAGTACCGTCGCACGGCGCGACGAGCCGGCCCTCGAGCGGGTCGATGCCGATGCCGTCACCGAACATGCCGCCCGAAAACACAGGGTCGGGCACGTTCGCGAGCGGCACGACCGGACCGGTCATGGGCGCGAGCAAAACAATATGGCCTTCAGAATGGCTCTTCAAGCGGGACTCCTCGACACGTCGCATCTGATTTCTCGTCAGTGAGTTTCGGTGACTTTGTTGAGATGGCGCGGCGCATCGGGATTGCGCCCGCGCGCGGCGGCAAGGCCGGCGGCCATCACGTAAAAGGACAGGATGGCGGCGATCGGATCGAGCGCCGCATGAGCGGTGGTGGCAAGCGGCAGCGTGGCTTCCGGCACGTCGGCCGGCGCCGCGAGCAGAACGCGGGCGCCGCGCGCCTTCATGTCGCGCGCGAGTTGCAGCAATCCGGCCTGCTCGGGTCCGCGCGGTGCGAAGACCAGCAGCGGGTAGTCGCGGTCGATCAATTCCATCGGACCGTGACGCACTTCCGCGCTCGAAAACGCTTCGGCCTGAATGCCGGAGGTTTCCTTCAGTTTCAGCGCGGCTTCCTGCGCGATCGCAAGACCCAGGCCGCGGCCGATGACGATCATGCGCTCGATACCGCGCAATTCCTCCACGGCTGCCGACCAGTCGAGTTCACCCGCGGCACGCAGCGCTTCGGGTAGCGTCTTCAACGCGGCAAGCAGTTCAGCGTCTTTCTGCCAATGCGCGACGAGTTGCGCGGAGATCGACAGCATTGCGATGTAGCTCTTGGTGGCCGCGACGCTGATCTCCGGACCGGCGACGAGCGGCAACTCGAATTCGCACGCGTCGGCCAAGGGCGAACCCGGCACGTTCACGGCGGCGACGGTTAACGCGCCCGCTTTGCGCAGCGCTTCCATGGTGCCGATGAGGTCCGGGCTCTTGCCCGATTGCGAGAACGCCAGCGCGAGCTGATCGCGCACTTGCAGCGGCGCTTGCTGGAGCGTGGCGACCGACATCGGCAGCGACGCGACCGGCACGCCGAGGCGGCTCATCGTCAGGCTTGCGAAGTAACTCGCCGCGTGATCGGAGCTGCCGCGCGCGACCGTCAGCGCGACATGGCGCGGCTGCTGCGCGAGCTTCGCCGCCAGCGCCTCGACGCGCTTGGTGTCCGTGAGTTGCGCGGCGACCGTTTCAGCGGACGCCAGCGCCTCTTTAAGCATATTCGACAATTGCTTCTCCTTCGACGTAAGTCGCGCTCAACGCCAGTTCACGATCGAACACGACCACATCGGCCCATGCACCGCGCGCGATGCGCCCGCGGTCTTCGATGCCCAGGTAGTCGGCGGCGTAGCGCGACAAACGGTTCGATACATCGGCGATCGGCAAGCCGATCGACACAAGATTGCGCAGCGCCTGATCCATGGTCAGGGTGCTGCCGGCGAGCGTGCCGTCGGCGAGACGCACGCCGCCGAGGCACTTCGTCACGTGCTGGCTGCCGAGGCGGTATTCGCCGTCGGGCATGCCGGTGGCCGAGGTGCTGTCCGTGACCACATACAAACGCGGGATCGCGCGCAACGCAGCGCGGATCGCGCCCGGATGGACGTGCAGCAGATCGGGAATGATTTCGGCGAACTCGGCGTGGGCGAGCGCCGCGCCGACCAGGCCGGGATTGCGATGGTGCAGCGGCGACATGGCGTTGAACAGGTGTGTGAAGCCGCAGGCACCGTGCTTGAGCGCGGCGACGGCGTCGTCGTAGGTGCCGAGGGAATGGCCCAGTTGCACGCGCACGCCGCGCGCCGCCATCTCGGAGATGATCTCCATATGGCCGGCAATTTCCGGCGCGAGCGTGACCACGCGGATCGGGGCGATGGACAGATACTTCAGCACTTCGTCCATCACTGCGGAAACCGCCGCGTCCGGTTGGGCGCCGAGCTTGCCGGGGTTGATATACGGCCCTTCCAGATGCACACCCAGCACGCGCGCGCCGCCGGGCGTGCGGATGCGCGCGTTGTTGCCCAGCTCCGCGACGACGGCCATCAGCTCAGCGCGTGGCGCGGTCATGGTCGTGGCGAGCAGGCTGGTCGTGCCGTAACGCGCATGCGTGCGCGTGATGGTTTCGATCGCGTTGCCGCCTTCCATCACGTCGGAGCCGCCGCCGCCATGCACGTGCAGATCGATGAAGCCCGGCAGGATGTACGGCGCGTCGTTGGTCGACGGATCGACGCGTTCGCCGGTGAGCGCCGTGATGCGGCCGTTTTCGTATTCGAGCGTGCCGTGAATCCACCCATCGGTGGTGAGTATGTTTCCGGTCAGCATGAGTCTCTCTGGTGAGGCGTGATACGGGGCATGACTGAATGGCGCTTTTTCTGCGCGGCGCCTGGATTTTTCAGGCTGCGCGCACGGGCTCAGCCGAGCCGCTCAGGTGCGCAATTCAGCGACGAAGTCGTAGTAATCGTCGCGGCAATAGGTGTCGGTCAACTCAATTGCGCGCTGGTCGGCGCTGTAGCCGATACGGGTAATGACCAGCAGCGCCGAGCGCGGTTCGATGTCCATCAACGAAGCGATCTCGCTCGAAGCGTTGACCGCGCGAAAGTGCTGCAAGGCGCGCACCACAGCGGCGCCACGGCGTTCGAGATAGCTGTAAAGCGAGTCGCCGATGGCGTGCGGATCGGGCACGATCGCCGCCGGCAACGCCGAATGCTCGACCGCCATGACGATGCCGTCCGCGCGCCGCAGGCGCCGCAGACTCGTCACGGCCGCACCGGGCGACAGCCCGAGGTGCACCAGTTCGTCACGGTTGGCGGCGCGGATATCGCGCTCGAGCCACACCGAATCCGGCCGGAAACCGCGCTGCTGCATCTTCTTCGTGAAACCGGTGAGCCGGGAAAGCGGGTCTTCGACGCGCGGCGTGATGAAGCTGCCCGCGCCGCGCGCACGCCGGATCAAACCTTGCTCGACCAGCAACTCGATCGCCTTGCGCGCCGTGATGCGCGACACGCCGATCGCGTCCGAAAGCGTGCGCTCCGAGGGCAGCGCCTCACCAGCCGACCACACGCCGCAGTGGATCGCTGTCGCAAGATTGCGCGCGAGCTGCAAATAGAGCGGCGTGACGTTGCGGGCGTCAGGCATCAGTGCGGACCAGCGAGTTTCCATGGGCTCGGGCGGCCTTCGCAAAAAGGTAGGCCTACGAAAAATGAGAGCCCATTATATAACCAACATAATACCAGTCAATCGATTGGTTCCATGCTGGTATGAATTGGCGCAAAGCCTTGATGAATAAGGCTTTGAGGGGAACACAGAGGCGTTGGAGACGGGTTTTCGGAGCCCAGGATTTACCCGTACTGGGCTTCGGGAAGCCAGCTGGTGGGCTCGAACATGGTTTCAACACGCTGACAACCGGCCGTGATCGATACCTTTTTGATACCAGTTCCAGTCGGCCCTTTGCCGGCGTGGCTTTTGTAATGGGGCGCGTTCCAATATAGTGCTGGGTAGCAAGCTATAAAAAATCCCCTGGGAGCAGCTTTGACAGATTCCGAGGCGCTGCGGCGTGCTCAGGCCGTCCGCCATTTCAACCGCTTCTACACCCGACACATTGGCGCGCTGCACGAGCATTTGACAAAGAGCGCGTTCTCACTGACCGAGGTGCGCGTACTGCACGAGCTCTCCCGCGAACGTGCGCAAACGGCATCGGTGCTCGGGCGTTCCCTCGGTCTCGACAGCGGTTATCTCAGCCGTCTCCTGACCAGCTTCGAACGACGCGATCTGATCACGCGCCGCCCGTCCAGAACAGACGCGCGCCAGTCGCTGATCGCGCTCACGGACCGCGGCCACGCCGCGTACGCGCCGCTCGATAACGCGGCGATCGAAGAAGTGTCGACATTGCTTTCCGGCCTCACGGTCCTCTCCCAGGATCAGCTGATCGCCGCGATGAAGATCATCGAGCGGCTGCTCGGCGACAAGCCGAAGCACGAACTCATCGTGCTCCGCCAGCCGCGCCCAGGTGAATGCGGCTGGCTCGTGCATCGACAGGCGCAATGGTTCGCCGCGGAATACGACTGGGATCGATCGTTCGAGGGATTGCTCGCGCGGGTCGTCGCCGATTACACGCAACGCAACGATCCGGTGCGCGAGATGTGCTGGGTCGCCGATCAGGAAGGCATGGTGGTCGGCTCGGTCTGCATCGTCGGAGTCTCGACGACGGTGGCGGGCGTGCGGCTTTTGTGGGTCGAGCCGGATGTGCAGCGTCTGGGCATCGGCACGCAGTTGC
The nucleotide sequence above comes from Paraburkholderia sp. FT54. Encoded proteins:
- the nagE gene encoding N-acetylglucosamine-specific PTS transporter subunit IIBC; the encoded protein is MDGNPFLKIQRLGRALMLPIAVLPVAGLLLRLGQPDVFNIKMIADAGGAIFDNLPLLFAIGVAVGFAKDNNGVAGLAGAIGYLVEVAVMKDINDKLSMGVLSGIVAGIVAGLLYNRYKDIKLPDYLAFFGGKRFVPIVTGVVCLVLGIVFGYVWQPVQAVIDTAGHWLTTAGALGAFVFGVLNRLLLVTGLHHILNSLTWFVFGTFTPPGGAAVTGDLHRFFAGDPTAGTFMTGFFPVMMFGLPAACLAMFHEAPKERRAVVGGLLFSMALTSFLTGVTEPIEFSFMFLAPVLYVIHALLTGLSLAICSALGIHLGFTFSAGAIDYVLNYGLSTKGWWAIPLGLVYMVVYYGLFRFFIRKFNMATPGREPATADEQVDSFAAGGFVSPVAGAAVPRAQRYIAALGGASNLSVVDACTTRLRLSVVDSNKVSENELKTIGARGVLKRGSTNVQVIIGPEADIIADEIRTVIAQGGGDAVKPAAAASAVAAAPAPVAASDAQGGPLDPDPLRWLAVFGGAGNVVSLDAVAATRLRIVVRDPSAVDRQRLATLDTAWISADTFHIVVGDAAQRYAEKLATRTAPSGGATPLPA
- a CDS encoding SIS domain-containing protein; translation: MLKEALASAETVAAQLTDTKRVEALAAKLAQQPRHVALTVARGSSDHAASYFASLTMSRLGVPVASLPMSVATLQQAPLQVRDQLALAFSQSGKSPDLIGTMEALRKAGALTVAAVNVPGSPLADACEFELPLVAGPEISVAATKSYIAMLSISAQLVAHWQKDAELLAALKTLPEALRAAGELDWSAAVEELRGIERMIVIGRGLGLAIAQEAALKLKETSGIQAEAFSSAEVRHGPMELIDRDYPLLVFAPRGPEQAGLLQLARDMKARGARVLLAAPADVPEATLPLATTAHAALDPIAAILSFYVMAAGLAAARGRNPDAPRHLNKVTETH
- the nagA gene encoding N-acetylglucosamine-6-phosphate deacetylase, with amino-acid sequence MLTGNILTTDGWIHGTLEYENGRITALTGERVDPSTNDAPYILPGFIDLHVHGGGGSDVMEGGNAIETITRTHARYGTTSLLATTMTAPRAELMAVVAELGNNARIRTPGGARVLGVHLEGPYINPGKLGAQPDAAVSAVMDEVLKYLSIAPIRVVTLAPEIAGHMEIISEMAARGVRVQLGHSLGTYDDAVAALKHGACGFTHLFNAMSPLHHRNPGLVGAALAHAEFAEIIPDLLHVHPGAIRAALRAIPRLYVVTDSTSATGMPDGEYRLGSQHVTKCLGGVRLADGTLAGSTLTMDQALRNLVSIGLPIADVSNRLSRYAADYLGIEDRGRIARGAWADVVVFDRELALSATYVEGEAIVEYA
- the ptsP gene encoding phosphoenolpyruvate--protein phosphotransferase; the encoded protein is MRRVEESRLKSHSEGHIVLLAPMTGPVVPLANVPDPVFSGGMFGDGIGIDPLEGRLVAPCDGTVTHLARTGHAVTLATAEGAEILLHIGIDTVELNGKGFAPMVAQGAHVRAGDVLIEFDQDQVALNAPSLVSVIAIANSDAFEIVERVQGGLLKAGKTPLLVLRARGGAAAEASRQASATNVAEEARQQVTLVHAGGLHARPAARAREAARGFDARVEVRYEGRKAAIESVVGLLGLGAGEGATIELLGVGPQAKAAIEAIAHELTREAHGEVEEKPARQSSPAPQAVARPAGEALAPNTLAGVCAAPGVAVGKLVRWDDADIDPPEKANGTSAAESRLLDKAIATVDADLGTTVRDASQRGAVGEAGIFAVHRVLLEDPTLLDAARDLISLGKSAGFAWREAIRAQIAILTNIEDMLLAERAADLRDIEKRVLRALGYTNATARTLPEEAVLAAEEFTPSDLSTLDRSRVTALVMARGGATSHAAILARQAGIPALVAVGDALHAIPEGTQVVVNATTGRLEFAPTELDVERARLERTRLADVREANRRTSQQAAATSDGRAIEVAANIATLDDAKTAVENGADSVGLLRTELLFIHRAAAPTTDEHRQSYQAIADALSGRTAIIRTLDVGADKEVDYLTLPPEPNPALGLRGIRLAQVRPDLLDDQLRGLLAVQPLGAVRILLPMVTDVGELIRIRKRIDEFARESGRTEPIEVGVMIEVPSAALLADQLSQHADFLSIGTNDLTQYTLAMDRCQADLAAQADGLHPAVLRLIATTVQGADKHGKWVGVCGALAGDPLAVPLLVGLGVTELSVDPVSVPGIKARVRNLDYQLCRQRAQDALALESAQAVRAASRETWPLD
- a CDS encoding GntR family transcriptional regulator; this encodes METRWSALMPDARNVTPLYLQLARNLATAIHCGVWSAGEALPSERTLSDAIGVSRITARKAIELLVEQGLIRRARGAGSFITPRVEDPLSRLTGFTKKMQQRGFRPDSVWLERDIRAANRDELVHLGLSPGAAVTSLRRLRRADGIVMAVEHSALPAAIVPDPHAIGDSLYSYLERRGAAVVRALQHFRAVNASSEIASLMDIEPRSALLVITRIGYSADQRAIELTDTYCRDDYYDFVAELRT
- a CDS encoding bifunctional helix-turn-helix transcriptional regulator/GNAT family N-acetyltransferase, giving the protein MTDSEALRRAQAVRHFNRFYTRHIGALHEHLTKSAFSLTEVRVLHELSRERAQTASVLGRSLGLDSGYLSRLLTSFERRDLITRRPSRTDARQSLIALTDRGHAAYAPLDNAAIEEVSTLLSGLTVLSQDQLIAAMKIIERLLGDKPKHELIVLRQPRPGECGWLVHRQAQWFAAEYDWDRSFEGLLARVVADYTQRNDPVREMCWVADQEGMVVGSVCIVGVSTTVAGVRLLWVEPDVQRLGIGTQLLGECVRFARRAGYTKLTLTTAASLEQPRRLCERAGFRLAGTAAERRFGKDLMIERWELSL